A single Cyprinus carpio isolate SPL01 chromosome A6, ASM1834038v1, whole genome shotgun sequence DNA region contains:
- the LOC109091483 gene encoding uncharacterized protein C1orf159-like isoform X6, translated as MSRVYYILSAALFVLEIPETKALLENSNDCCERIKRMNETCVNITLCDPGLLQVQENSTTFCVSCDSTEQGNSSLLNNTRSSHFLIPLISVIGGPGVAASVLLGTLLISLGLILSVASFFYLKRSNRLPGVFYRRNKAAFIFQPSETAVMIPETTSSVRKPRYVRRERPSATSASSSATMSTGAVTKE; from the exons ATGAGTAGAGTCTACTACATCCTCAGTGCTGCTCTTTTTGTGTTAGAAATCCCAGAGACCAAG GCGCTGCTAGAAAACTCCAATGATTGCTGTGAAAGAATAAAGAGAATGAATGAAACCTGTGTGAATATTACACTCTGTGATCCTG GACTCCTTCAAGTTCAGGAGAACAGTACAACATTTTGTGTGTCCTGCGATTCAACAGAGCAGGGGAATTCATCTTTACTTAACAATA CAAGGAGTAGTCATTTTCTAATACCTTTAATCTCAGTGATTG GTGGTCCAGGTGTAGCAGCTTCTGTCCTTCTAGGAACTCTACTGATCAGCCTGGGTCTCATCCTTTCGGTTGCATCTTTCTTTTACCTTAAGCGTTCCAACCGCCTCCCTGGTGTCTTCTACAGGCGCaacaagg CAGCTTTTATATTCCAACCAAGTGAGACG GCTGTCATGATTCCAGAAACTACATCTTCAG TCCGCAAGCCAAGATATGTTAGGAGGGAGAGGCCATCAGCAACTTCAGCATCCAGCAGTGCTACTATGTCAACAGGGGCAGTAACCAAG GAGTAA
- the LOC109091483 gene encoding uncharacterized protein C1orf159-like isoform X5, which yields MSRVYYILSAALFVLEIPETKALLENSNDCCERIKRMNETCVNITLCDPGLLQVQENSTTFCVSCDSTEQGNSSLLNNTRSSHFLIPLISVIGGPGVAASVLLGTLLISLGLILSVASFFYLKRSNRLPGVFYRRNKAFIFQPSETAVMIPETTSSVRKPRYVRRERPSATSASSSATMSTGAVTKVYNV from the exons ATGAGTAGAGTCTACTACATCCTCAGTGCTGCTCTTTTTGTGTTAGAAATCCCAGAGACCAAG GCGCTGCTAGAAAACTCCAATGATTGCTGTGAAAGAATAAAGAGAATGAATGAAACCTGTGTGAATATTACACTCTGTGATCCTG GACTCCTTCAAGTTCAGGAGAACAGTACAACATTTTGTGTGTCCTGCGATTCAACAGAGCAGGGGAATTCATCTTTACTTAACAATA CAAGGAGTAGTCATTTTCTAATACCTTTAATCTCAGTGATTG GTGGTCCAGGTGTAGCAGCTTCTGTCCTTCTAGGAACTCTACTGATCAGCCTGGGTCTCATCCTTTCGGTTGCATCTTTCTTTTACCTTAAGCGTTCCAACCGCCTCCCTGGTGTCTTCTACAGGCGCaacaagg CTTTTATATTCCAACCAAGTGAGACG GCTGTCATGATTCCAGAAACTACATCTTCAG TCCGCAAGCCAAGATATGTTAGGAGGGAGAGGCCATCAGCAACTTCAGCATCCAGCAGTGCTACTATGTCAACAGGGGCAGTAACCAAGGTATACAATGTGTGA
- the LOC109091483 gene encoding uncharacterized protein C1orf159-like isoform X7, translated as MNETCVNITLCDPGLLQVQENSTTFCVSCDSTEQGNSSLLNNTRSSHFLIPLISVIGGPGVAASVLLGTLLISLGLILSVASFFYLKRSNRLPGVFYRRNKAAFIFQPSETAVMIPETTSSVRKPRYVRRERPSATSASSSATMSTGAVTKLFHNCHMYMYQTVNV; from the exons ATGAATGAAACCTGTGTGAATATTACACTCTGTGATCCTG GACTCCTTCAAGTTCAGGAGAACAGTACAACATTTTGTGTGTCCTGCGATTCAACAGAGCAGGGGAATTCATCTTTACTTAACAATA CAAGGAGTAGTCATTTTCTAATACCTTTAATCTCAGTGATTG GTGGTCCAGGTGTAGCAGCTTCTGTCCTTCTAGGAACTCTACTGATCAGCCTGGGTCTCATCCTTTCGGTTGCATCTTTCTTTTACCTTAAGCGTTCCAACCGCCTCCCTGGTGTCTTCTACAGGCGCaacaagg CAGCTTTTATATTCCAACCAAGTGAGACG GCTGTCATGATTCCAGAAACTACATCTTCAG TCCGCAAGCCAAGATATGTTAGGAGGGAGAGGCCATCAGCAACTTCAGCATCCAGCAGTGCTACTATGTCAACAGGGGCAGTAACCAAG
- the LOC109091483 gene encoding uncharacterized protein C1orf159-like isoform X1, with protein MSRVYYILSAALFVLEIPETKALLENSNDCCERIKRMNETCVNITLCDPGLLQVQENSTTFCVSCDSTEQGNSSLLNNTRSSHFLIPLISVIGGPGVAASVLLGTLLISLGLILSVASFFYLKRSNRLPGVFYRRNKAAFIFQPSETAVMIPETTSSVRKPRYVRRERPSATSASSSATMSTGAVTKLFHNCHMYMYQTVNV; from the exons ATGAGTAGAGTCTACTACATCCTCAGTGCTGCTCTTTTTGTGTTAGAAATCCCAGAGACCAAG GCGCTGCTAGAAAACTCCAATGATTGCTGTGAAAGAATAAAGAGAATGAATGAAACCTGTGTGAATATTACACTCTGTGATCCTG GACTCCTTCAAGTTCAGGAGAACAGTACAACATTTTGTGTGTCCTGCGATTCAACAGAGCAGGGGAATTCATCTTTACTTAACAATA CAAGGAGTAGTCATTTTCTAATACCTTTAATCTCAGTGATTG GTGGTCCAGGTGTAGCAGCTTCTGTCCTTCTAGGAACTCTACTGATCAGCCTGGGTCTCATCCTTTCGGTTGCATCTTTCTTTTACCTTAAGCGTTCCAACCGCCTCCCTGGTGTCTTCTACAGGCGCaacaagg CAGCTTTTATATTCCAACCAAGTGAGACG GCTGTCATGATTCCAGAAACTACATCTTCAG TCCGCAAGCCAAGATATGTTAGGAGGGAGAGGCCATCAGCAACTTCAGCATCCAGCAGTGCTACTATGTCAACAGGGGCAGTAACCAAG
- the LOC109091483 gene encoding uncharacterized protein C1orf159-like isoform X4, protein MSRVYYILSAALFVLEIPETKALLENSNDCCERIKRMNETCVNITLCDPGLLQVQENSTTFCVSCDSTEQGNSSLLNNTRSSHFLIPLISVIGGPGVAASVLLGTLLISLGLILSVASFFYLKRSNRLPGVFYRRNKAAFIFQPSETAVMIPETTSSVRKPRYVRRERPSATSASSSATMSTGAVTKDLLFW, encoded by the exons ATGAGTAGAGTCTACTACATCCTCAGTGCTGCTCTTTTTGTGTTAGAAATCCCAGAGACCAAG GCGCTGCTAGAAAACTCCAATGATTGCTGTGAAAGAATAAAGAGAATGAATGAAACCTGTGTGAATATTACACTCTGTGATCCTG GACTCCTTCAAGTTCAGGAGAACAGTACAACATTTTGTGTGTCCTGCGATTCAACAGAGCAGGGGAATTCATCTTTACTTAACAATA CAAGGAGTAGTCATTTTCTAATACCTTTAATCTCAGTGATTG GTGGTCCAGGTGTAGCAGCTTCTGTCCTTCTAGGAACTCTACTGATCAGCCTGGGTCTCATCCTTTCGGTTGCATCTTTCTTTTACCTTAAGCGTTCCAACCGCCTCCCTGGTGTCTTCTACAGGCGCaacaagg CAGCTTTTATATTCCAACCAAGTGAGACG GCTGTCATGATTCCAGAAACTACATCTTCAG TCCGCAAGCCAAGATATGTTAGGAGGGAGAGGCCATCAGCAACTTCAGCATCCAGCAGTGCTACTATGTCAACAGGGGCAGTAACCAAG GATTTACTTTTTTGGTGA
- the LOC109091483 gene encoding uncharacterized protein C1orf159-like isoform X2: MSRVYYILSAALFVLEIPETKALLENSNDCCERIKRMNETCVNITLCDPGLLQVQENSTTFCVSCDSTEQGNSSLLNNTRSSHFLIPLISVIGGPGVAASVLLGTLLISLGLILSVASFFYLKRSNRLPGVFYRRNKAFIFQPSETAVMIPETTSSVRKPRYVRRERPSATSASSSATMSTGAVTKLFHNCHMYMYQTVNV, encoded by the exons ATGAGTAGAGTCTACTACATCCTCAGTGCTGCTCTTTTTGTGTTAGAAATCCCAGAGACCAAG GCGCTGCTAGAAAACTCCAATGATTGCTGTGAAAGAATAAAGAGAATGAATGAAACCTGTGTGAATATTACACTCTGTGATCCTG GACTCCTTCAAGTTCAGGAGAACAGTACAACATTTTGTGTGTCCTGCGATTCAACAGAGCAGGGGAATTCATCTTTACTTAACAATA CAAGGAGTAGTCATTTTCTAATACCTTTAATCTCAGTGATTG GTGGTCCAGGTGTAGCAGCTTCTGTCCTTCTAGGAACTCTACTGATCAGCCTGGGTCTCATCCTTTCGGTTGCATCTTTCTTTTACCTTAAGCGTTCCAACCGCCTCCCTGGTGTCTTCTACAGGCGCaacaagg CTTTTATATTCCAACCAAGTGAGACG GCTGTCATGATTCCAGAAACTACATCTTCAG TCCGCAAGCCAAGATATGTTAGGAGGGAGAGGCCATCAGCAACTTCAGCATCCAGCAGTGCTACTATGTCAACAGGGGCAGTAACCAAG
- the LOC109091483 gene encoding uncharacterized protein C1orf159-like isoform X3: MSRVYYILSAALFVLEIPETKALLENSNDCCERIKRMNETCVNITLCDPGLLQVQENSTTFCVSCDSTEQGNSSLLNNTRSSHFLIPLISVIGGPGVAASVLLGTLLISLGLILSVASFFYLKRSNRLPGVFYRRNKAAFIFQPSETAVMIPETTSSVRKPRYVRRERPSATSASSSATMSTGAVTKVFIANRGL, encoded by the exons ATGAGTAGAGTCTACTACATCCTCAGTGCTGCTCTTTTTGTGTTAGAAATCCCAGAGACCAAG GCGCTGCTAGAAAACTCCAATGATTGCTGTGAAAGAATAAAGAGAATGAATGAAACCTGTGTGAATATTACACTCTGTGATCCTG GACTCCTTCAAGTTCAGGAGAACAGTACAACATTTTGTGTGTCCTGCGATTCAACAGAGCAGGGGAATTCATCTTTACTTAACAATA CAAGGAGTAGTCATTTTCTAATACCTTTAATCTCAGTGATTG GTGGTCCAGGTGTAGCAGCTTCTGTCCTTCTAGGAACTCTACTGATCAGCCTGGGTCTCATCCTTTCGGTTGCATCTTTCTTTTACCTTAAGCGTTCCAACCGCCTCCCTGGTGTCTTCTACAGGCGCaacaagg CAGCTTTTATATTCCAACCAAGTGAGACG GCTGTCATGATTCCAGAAACTACATCTTCAG TCCGCAAGCCAAGATATGTTAGGAGGGAGAGGCCATCAGCAACTTCAGCATCCAGCAGTGCTACTATGTCAACAGGGGCAGTAACCAAG